The Sphingomicrobium sp. genome has a window encoding:
- the serA gene encoding phosphoglycerate dehydrogenase, which produces MSVRVLISDKMDPKAAAIFRDRGIEVDERPGLAPDELASIIGDYDGLAIRSATKVTKAILDAGDRLKVVGRAGIGVDNVDIPAATARGVVVMNTPFGNSITTAEHAIALMFALARQLPEADASTQAGKWEKNRFMGVEVTGKTLGLIGAGNIGSIVASRALGLRMKVVAYDPFLTPERAVELGIEKVELDELLARADFITLHTPLTDQTRNILSRDNLAKAKKGVRIVNCARGGLIDEAALKDMLDSGHVAGAALDVFESEPAKDSPLFGTPGFISTPHLGASTSEAQVNVAIQVAEQMSDFLLLGGVSNAINMPSLSAEEAPRLRPYMALAEKLGRLVGQIVGEDVRSVDVEVEGAAAELNIKPITGAVLAGLMGTYSQSVNMVNAPVLAKERGLDLREIRHDREGDYHTLVAVAVGTPGGKRRVEGTLFGNRAPRLVKIFDVPVEAELAGQMIYIVNTDAPGFIGALGTQLGENGINIATFNLGRRKEKGEAIALVAVDDPITSEIARQLRELPGVLEVVPLSF; this is translated from the coding sequence ATGAGCGTGCGCGTCCTGATTTCCGACAAGATGGATCCGAAAGCCGCCGCAATCTTCCGCGACCGCGGGATCGAGGTCGACGAGAGGCCGGGCTTGGCTCCCGACGAACTGGCCTCGATCATCGGCGACTATGACGGGCTGGCCATCCGGTCGGCGACGAAAGTCACCAAGGCGATCCTCGACGCCGGCGACCGGCTGAAGGTCGTCGGCCGCGCCGGCATAGGTGTCGACAATGTCGACATTCCCGCCGCCACCGCGCGCGGCGTGGTCGTCATGAACACGCCGTTCGGCAATTCGATCACGACCGCCGAGCATGCGATCGCACTGATGTTCGCACTCGCCCGCCAGCTGCCCGAAGCCGATGCTTCGACCCAGGCGGGCAAGTGGGAAAAGAACCGCTTCATGGGCGTCGAGGTGACCGGCAAGACGCTCGGCCTGATCGGCGCCGGTAACATCGGTTCGATAGTAGCTAGCCGCGCACTCGGCCTCCGGATGAAGGTTGTCGCTTACGATCCATTCCTGACGCCGGAGCGCGCGGTCGAGCTTGGCATTGAGAAGGTTGAGCTGGACGAACTGCTCGCCCGCGCCGACTTCATTACCCTCCACACGCCGCTGACCGACCAGACCCGCAACATCTTGAGCCGCGACAATCTCGCCAAGGCCAAGAAGGGCGTCCGAATCGTCAATTGTGCGCGCGGCGGGCTGATCGACGAGGCGGCGTTAAAGGACATGCTCGACAGCGGCCATGTCGCCGGCGCTGCGCTGGACGTATTCGAAAGCGAGCCCGCCAAGGACTCGCCTCTGTTCGGAACGCCCGGCTTCATTTCGACGCCTCACCTCGGCGCGTCGACCAGCGAAGCGCAGGTCAATGTCGCCATCCAGGTCGCCGAGCAGATGAGCGACTTCCTGCTTCTTGGCGGTGTCAGCAATGCGATCAACATGCCGTCCCTGTCCGCCGAGGAAGCACCGCGGCTCAGGCCCTACATGGCCTTGGCAGAAAAGCTCGGGCGGCTGGTCGGCCAGATCGTCGGCGAGGACGTGCGCTCGGTGGATGTCGAGGTCGAAGGCGCGGCTGCGGAGCTCAACATCAAGCCGATTACCGGCGCGGTGCTCGCCGGGCTGATGGGCACCTATTCGCAAAGCGTGAACATGGTGAACGCGCCCGTGCTGGCGAAGGAGCGCGGGCTCGACCTGCGCGAGATCCGCCACGACCGCGAAGGCGACTATCACACGCTCGTCGCGGTCGCGGTCGGCACGCCCGGCGGCAAGCGGCGCGTCGAAGGCACGCTCTTCGGGAACCGCGCGCCACGTCTCGTCAAGATTTTCGACGTGCCCGTCGAAGCGGAACTTGCCGGCCAGATGATCTACATCGTCAACACCGACGCACCCGGCTTCATCGGCGCTCTCGGTACCCAGCTCGGCGAGAACGGAATCAACATCGCGACGTTCAACCTCGGCCGCCGCAAGGAAAAGGGCGAGGCCATTGCCCTGGTTGCTGTCGACGATCCGATCACCTCAGAAATTGCGCGGCAGCTGCGCGAGCTGCCCGGCGTGCTCGAAGTCGTGCCGCTCAGCTTCTGA
- a CDS encoding FkbM family methyltransferase — protein MELIYDVGVENGDDSAYYLHKGFRVVGVEASPVAVEKLRSRFAAEIVDGRYVLLAVAIASETGQAPFWVCDDHPPWSSFDRDIAARNGCGHHEVQVETRTFASILQEFGRAAYCKIDIEGNDDLCLAAFSENTRARYVSVELIDGDEQLRLLRDNGYCDFKLISQRSFRQPSPALLRLKAKLPQLARLPISKAEALVRHQPEPDWRFRGGSSGPFGEATAGPWQGFDEALDMWRAIADLGNDLSDWHDIHARLGG, from the coding sequence ATGGAGCTGATCTACGATGTCGGGGTCGAGAACGGCGACGACAGCGCATACTATCTGCACAAGGGCTTTCGCGTCGTCGGCGTCGAAGCGAGCCCCGTAGCCGTTGAAAAACTGCGCTCGCGATTTGCGGCGGAAATCGTCGATGGACGGTACGTGCTGCTCGCCGTCGCAATAGCTTCGGAGACTGGCCAAGCGCCTTTCTGGGTGTGCGACGATCATCCGCCCTGGAGCAGTTTCGACCGAGACATCGCCGCCCGCAACGGCTGCGGCCACCACGAAGTTCAAGTCGAGACCCGCACCTTCGCTTCGATCCTCCAGGAGTTCGGTCGCGCCGCCTATTGCAAGATCGACATCGAAGGGAACGACGATCTCTGCCTCGCCGCCTTCTCCGAAAACACGCGGGCGCGCTATGTGTCAGTCGAGCTGATCGACGGTGACGAGCAGCTCCGGTTGCTCCGCGACAACGGCTATTGCGACTTCAAGCTGATCTCTCAACGATCGTTTCGTCAGCCGTCGCCGGCGCTCCTGAGGCTCAAGGCGAAGCTGCCGCAGCTTGCGCGCCTGCCGATCTCCAAGGCTGAAGCGCTCGTGCGCCACCAGCCGGAGCCGGATTGGCGATTTCGCGGCGGCTCGTCGGGGCCGTTCGGCGAAGCAACAGCGGGACCATGGCAAGGCTTTGACGAGGCGCTCGACATGTGGCGCGCAATCGCGGATCTCGGGAACGACCTAAGCGACTGGCATGACATCCATGCCCGCCTCGGCGGCTAG
- a CDS encoding protein-L-isoaspartate(D-aspartate) O-methyltransferase: MKPMTEEHLAIFRRHMVEIVDMHFDLASDELGMSELGVQLRRALSEVPRHLFVPQELILAAYQDTPLPIGFDKTISQPFIGAVMIELLDIEEGSRVLEIGTGYGYQAAVMAEMGALVWSVEVVEEFAEAAQARFAALGYPVQVRVGDGSRGWAEHAPFDLILVTAAAAEPPTALVDQLANGGRMVIPLGGADMQQLSVVEKAADGSVSMRAVMPVRFTRLEEDA, from the coding sequence ATGAAGCCGATGACCGAAGAGCATCTGGCGATCTTTCGCCGCCACATGGTCGAGATCGTCGACATGCATTTCGACCTTGCCAGCGACGAGTTGGGCATGAGCGAGTTGGGCGTGCAGTTGCGACGCGCGCTGAGTGAAGTTCCGCGCCACCTGTTCGTGCCGCAGGAGCTGATCCTCGCTGCTTATCAGGACACGCCGCTTCCGATCGGCTTCGACAAGACGATCTCGCAGCCGTTCATCGGCGCGGTGATGATCGAATTGCTCGACATCGAGGAGGGCAGCCGAGTGCTCGAGATCGGCACGGGTTACGGCTACCAGGCTGCCGTCATGGCCGAGATGGGCGCGCTGGTGTGGAGCGTCGAAGTGGTGGAGGAATTCGCCGAAGCGGCCCAAGCGCGGTTCGCCGCGCTTGGATATCCGGTGCAGGTGCGGGTCGGCGACGGCTCACGCGGCTGGGCCGAGCATGCGCCGTTCGACCTCATCCTCGTGACCGCCGCTGCCGCCGAACCTCCGACCGCACTGGTCGATCAACTGGCGAACGGCGGGCGTATGGTGATCCCGCTCGGCGGCGCCGACATGCAGCAGCTCAGCGTCGTTGAGAAAGCCGCAGATGGCAGCGTGTCGATGCGCGCGGTCATGCCCGTCCGGTTCACGCGTCTTGAGGAAGATGCCTAG
- a CDS encoding adenylosuccinate synthase: MANVTVIGAQWGDEGKGKIVDWLASRADMVVRFQGGHNAGHTLVVQGKTYKLSLLPSGIVTGTPSIIGNGVVLDPWALKAEIERLSEQGVTITPDLLMIADNCPLILPIHRDLDALREDASGAGKIGTTRRGIGPAYEDKVGRRAIRLCDLAHLDQLDPMLDRLCAHHDALRAGFSEPPVDRERLRGDLADIAEFVLPFAKPVWRALDEARGAGKRILFEGAQGVLLDVDHGTYPFVTSSNSVSGTVASGSGTGPSAAGFVLGITKAYTTRVGSGPFPTEQDNDIGQTLGERGREFGTVTGRKRRCGWFDAVLVRQAVAVGGVTGIALTKLDVLDTVETVKVCTGYRLDGAEIDYLPAHAADQARVEPIYEEIKGWCESTEGARSWADLPARAIKYVRRIEELIRCPVALVSTSPERDDTILVRDPFAG; the protein is encoded by the coding sequence GTGGCAAACGTCACCGTCATCGGCGCCCAATGGGGCGACGAAGGCAAGGGCAAGATCGTCGATTGGCTCGCTAGCCGGGCGGACATGGTCGTTCGCTTTCAGGGCGGCCACAATGCCGGGCACACGCTCGTCGTGCAGGGCAAGACCTACAAGCTGTCGCTGCTTCCGAGCGGGATCGTCACCGGCACACCGTCTATCATCGGCAATGGCGTCGTCCTCGACCCATGGGCGCTGAAGGCAGAGATCGAGCGCTTGTCCGAGCAGGGGGTGACCATCACGCCCGACCTGTTGATGATCGCCGACAATTGCCCGCTGATCCTGCCAATCCACCGCGATCTCGATGCCTTGCGGGAAGACGCTAGCGGCGCCGGCAAGATCGGCACGACCCGCCGCGGCATCGGCCCCGCTTACGAGGATAAGGTCGGCCGCCGCGCGATCCGCCTGTGCGACCTTGCGCACTTGGACCAGCTCGACCCGATGCTCGACCGCCTGTGCGCCCACCACGATGCGCTTCGTGCCGGGTTCAGCGAGCCGCCGGTCGACCGCGAACGCCTTCGCGGCGACCTGGCCGACATCGCCGAGTTCGTGCTGCCGTTTGCGAAGCCGGTCTGGCGTGCGCTCGACGAGGCGCGCGGCGCCGGCAAGCGGATCCTGTTCGAAGGCGCTCAGGGCGTGCTGCTAGACGTCGACCACGGCACCTATCCGTTCGTCACTTCGTCCAACAGCGTGTCCGGCACCGTGGCGTCGGGTAGCGGCACCGGACCGTCCGCGGCGGGGTTCGTCCTCGGCATCACCAAGGCTTACACCACCCGCGTCGGCTCGGGCCCCTTCCCGACCGAGCAGGACAATGACATCGGCCAGACGCTGGGAGAGCGGGGACGCGAGTTCGGAACCGTGACGGGACGCAAGCGCCGCTGCGGCTGGTTCGATGCCGTGCTGGTCCGCCAGGCCGTTGCAGTCGGCGGCGTTACCGGCATCGCGCTCACCAAGCTCGATGTGCTCGACACGGTGGAAACGGTGAAAGTTTGCACCGGATACCGCTTGGACGGGGCGGAGATCGACTATCTGCCGGCGCACGCCGCCGATCAGGCCCGGGTCGAGCCGATCTACGAAGAGATAAAGGGCTGGTGCGAATCGACCGAGGGCGCGCGCAGCTGGGCCGACCTGCCGGCGCGGGCAATCAAATACGTCCGCCGCATCGAGGAACTGATCCGCTGTCCGGTCGCGTTGGTCAGCACCTCGCCGGAGCGCGACGACACCATTCTCGTTCGGGATCCATTCGCCGGCTGA
- a CDS encoding ATP-grasp domain-containing protein, which translates to MKVYVSGLYSGGNPQPGVGIVRSVRQGFPFATIVGVEYSNRVSGIHWEDLDELWIQRPWSELDLDAYGAQVRGVLDEGGLWISGSDLEAMWLASIFPDGHRNLLAPPNGAFKRITKPSVEAADKLPVEVPTFISTDLPDWELHAFCRAHNWRVWLKGPYYDAARTPTWDRFIAARDALTKVWSTDRLFLQAHVSGYEESVMLAAYQGELLGCVSMRKRDITPEGKTWAGDVSPVDPKFEEPLREMVRDLNWTGGGELEMVRDAAGQRWLLEMNPRFPAWVHGATIAGHNLPALLVQAAAGVNARRAKPLASEFTRVVLEVPVRDEFPLPALPEPFAGAIGHSMKHPSGLTSLAERLHKADAELIGIAEEEAVADGIPQVPETFLDDIAAYDLERLQTPEFLYMGSTAEQLFRRAGERAHRLSTNEVQVVSGYSIKTNPDERLIGLALENGFLAEAISLLEVQKALKVGFRPDQVILNGPGKWWPEGMMPKERLHAVFCDSVADLDRCVDALATGEMDSRHVGIRIRTPNVVSRFGIPLDSPGTFRALVEAVERLPAHVAFGVHFHMASSNIGVAQWWHLFESMLKWCRAIEQLTGRTIEILDMGGGWFPDDWHSSDESRFVRAVERVKAVLPRVTQIVSEPGKAMAQPSMALAMRILEIQEHEDDSIEAVVDGSIAELPMYAFQPHRILRQCGESGALQPLGRGKTHLMGRLCMEHDIVATNVALPEGTRAGDVLIFCDAGGYDRSMSYVFGRG; encoded by the coding sequence ATGAAAGTATATGTGAGCGGGCTATATTCCGGCGGGAACCCCCAGCCGGGAGTGGGTATCGTCCGGTCCGTCCGGCAGGGCTTCCCGTTCGCGACAATCGTCGGCGTCGAATATTCGAACCGGGTCTCGGGCATCCATTGGGAGGATCTCGACGAGCTATGGATTCAGCGCCCGTGGAGCGAGCTCGATCTCGATGCGTACGGCGCGCAGGTCCGCGGCGTGCTCGACGAGGGTGGGCTTTGGATTTCCGGCAGCGACCTCGAAGCGATGTGGCTGGCCAGCATCTTCCCCGACGGACACCGCAACCTGCTTGCCCCGCCGAACGGCGCATTCAAGCGGATTACCAAACCCAGCGTGGAGGCCGCCGACAAGCTCCCGGTCGAGGTGCCGACCTTCATTTCGACCGACCTCCCAGATTGGGAGCTCCACGCCTTCTGCCGCGCCCACAATTGGCGCGTGTGGCTCAAGGGGCCTTATTATGACGCGGCGCGCACGCCGACCTGGGACAGGTTCATCGCGGCGCGCGACGCGCTGACCAAAGTCTGGTCGACCGATCGCCTGTTCCTCCAGGCGCACGTCAGCGGTTACGAAGAGTCGGTGATGCTCGCCGCTTACCAGGGCGAGCTGCTCGGCTGCGTCAGCATGCGCAAGCGCGACATCACGCCCGAAGGCAAAACCTGGGCCGGGGACGTCTCGCCTGTGGACCCGAAGTTCGAAGAACCGCTGCGCGAGATGGTGCGGGACCTGAACTGGACCGGCGGCGGCGAGCTCGAGATGGTCCGCGATGCGGCCGGCCAGCGCTGGCTGCTCGAGATGAACCCGCGCTTCCCCGCCTGGGTGCATGGCGCGACGATCGCGGGGCACAACCTGCCGGCGCTGCTGGTCCAGGCCGCCGCCGGCGTGAACGCGCGCAGGGCCAAGCCGCTCGCCAGCGAGTTCACCCGGGTGGTGCTCGAAGTGCCCGTGCGAGACGAATTCCCGCTGCCGGCGCTGCCAGAGCCCTTCGCGGGCGCCATTGGCCATTCGATGAAGCATCCGTCTGGTCTGACGTCGCTCGCGGAGCGACTGCACAAGGCAGACGCCGAACTGATCGGGATCGCGGAGGAGGAAGCGGTCGCCGACGGCATCCCTCAGGTGCCCGAGACCTTCCTGGACGACATCGCCGCCTACGACCTCGAGCGCCTGCAGACGCCGGAATTCCTCTACATGGGTTCGACTGCGGAACAGCTGTTCAGGCGTGCCGGCGAGCGGGCGCACCGGCTCAGCACCAATGAAGTGCAGGTGGTCAGCGGCTATTCGATCAAGACGAACCCCGACGAGCGGCTCATCGGCCTGGCGCTGGAAAACGGCTTCCTCGCCGAAGCGATCAGCCTGCTTGAGGTGCAAAAGGCGCTGAAGGTCGGCTTCCGCCCCGACCAGGTGATCCTCAACGGCCCCGGGAAATGGTGGCCGGAGGGGATGATGCCCAAGGAGCGGCTCCACGCCGTCTTCTGCGACAGCGTTGCGGACCTCGACCGCTGTGTCGACGCTCTTGCAACGGGCGAGATGGACTCGCGCCACGTCGGCATTCGCATCAGGACCCCTAATGTGGTGTCCCGCTTTGGCATCCCGCTCGACAGCCCGGGCACGTTCCGCGCGCTTGTGGAAGCTGTCGAGCGCCTCCCGGCGCACGTCGCGTTCGGCGTCCATTTCCACATGGCCAGCTCGAACATCGGCGTCGCGCAATGGTGGCACCTGTTCGAATCGATGCTCAAATGGTGCCGTGCGATCGAACAGCTCACGGGCAGGACGATCGAAATCCTCGACATGGGCGGCGGCTGGTTCCCCGACGATTGGCACTCGAGCGACGAAAGCAGGTTCGTTCGCGCTGTCGAACGCGTGAAAGCGGTGCTGCCGCGCGTCACGCAGATCGTGTCGGAGCCGGGCAAAGCCATGGCGCAGCCCTCGATGGCACTCGCCATGCGGATTTTAGAAATTCAGGAACACGAGGATGATTCGATCGAAGCGGTTGTCGACGGATCGATCGCGGAGCTGCCGATGTACGCTTTCCAGCCGCACCGGATCTTGCGGCAGTGCGGGGAATCCGGTGCGCTGCAGCCGCTCGGGCGCGGCAAGACGCATCTCATGGGCCGGCTCTGCATGGAGCATGACATCGTAGCCACCAACGTCGCTCTGCCCGAAGGCACGCGCGCCGGCGACGTTCTCATTTTCTGCGATGCCGGCGGCTACGACAGGAGCATGTCTTATGTATTTGGTAGAGGTTGA
- a CDS encoding GNAT family N-acetyltransferase — MTAGAPPTTPYWSGTIEIVDAPSQDLRQAILSGLIEFNSDNAAPAVARPLCIALRDQAGACLGGLWGNTLYDWLAIELLFVPDAHRRHGLGARLLSRAEEESRARGCIGAWLDTFSFQARGFYERLGYSIAGQIPDHPLGGARYFLMKRWAA, encoded by the coding sequence GTGACCGCTGGAGCACCGCCCACCACGCCTTACTGGAGCGGCACGATCGAGATCGTCGACGCTCCGAGCCAAGACCTTCGCCAAGCAATCCTCAGCGGCCTCATAGAATTCAACTCGGACAATGCGGCGCCGGCGGTCGCTCGGCCGCTTTGCATCGCCCTCCGCGACCAAGCCGGCGCCTGCCTGGGCGGCCTGTGGGGCAACACGCTTTATGACTGGCTGGCCATCGAGCTCCTGTTCGTGCCGGATGCACATCGCCGGCACGGCCTCGGCGCCCGCCTCCTAAGCCGCGCGGAGGAAGAGTCGCGGGCGCGGGGCTGCATCGGCGCGTGGCTAGACACCTTCAGCTTCCAGGCGCGAGGCTTTTACGAGCGGCTCGGGTATTCAATTGCCGGGCAGATTCCCGACCACCCGCTCGGCGGTGCCCGCTATTTCCTGATGAAGCGCTGGGCCGCCTAG
- the fabI gene encoding enoyl-ACP reductase FabI, whose product MSQLMEGKRGLIMGLANDRSLAWGIARALAGQGAELAFSYQGEALEKRVRPLASELGSDFLIDCDVSSMDALDKAFDEIRDRWGRLDFVVHAIGFSDKNELRGKFVDTSMDNFLMSMNISVYSFVAVAQRARKLMADGGSILTLTYYGAEKVIPHYNVMGVAKAGLEASVKYLAMDLGPENIRVNAISAGPIKTLAASGIGDFRYIMKWNEFNSPLRRNVTIEDVGGAGLYLLSDLASGVTGEIHHVDAGYNVVGMKAEDAPDIATV is encoded by the coding sequence TTGAGCCAGTTGATGGAAGGCAAGCGTGGGCTGATCATGGGCCTGGCGAACGACCGATCGCTCGCCTGGGGTATTGCGCGGGCGCTCGCCGGCCAGGGTGCCGAACTCGCATTCTCCTACCAGGGCGAAGCGCTGGAAAAGCGGGTGCGGCCGCTCGCTTCGGAGCTTGGCTCCGATTTCCTGATCGATTGCGACGTCAGCAGCATGGACGCGCTCGACAAGGCGTTCGACGAAATCCGCGACCGTTGGGGCAGGCTCGACTTCGTCGTCCATGCAATCGGCTTTTCCGACAAGAATGAGCTGCGCGGGAAGTTCGTCGACACGTCGATGGACAATTTCCTGATGAGCATGAACATCTCGGTCTACAGCTTCGTCGCGGTCGCGCAGCGCGCACGCAAGCTGATGGCCGACGGCGGCTCGATCCTGACGCTGACCTACTACGGCGCCGAAAAGGTGATCCCGCACTACAATGTGATGGGCGTCGCCAAGGCGGGCCTGGAGGCGAGCGTCAAATATCTGGCCATGGACCTCGGCCCCGAGAACATCCGCGTCAACGCGATCTCTGCCGGCCCGATCAAAACTCTGGCGGCGAGCGGCATCGGCGACTTCCGCTACATCATGAAGTGGAACGAGTTTAACTCACCGCTCCGCCGCAATGTCACGATCGAGGATGTCGGCGGTGCCGGGCTCTACCTGCTGAGCGATCTCGCCAGCGGAGTCACGGGCGAGATCCACCACGTCGACGCCGGCTACAATGTCGTCGGCATGAAAGCCGAAGACGCGCCCGACATCGCAACCGTGTGA
- a CDS encoding YihY/virulence factor BrkB family protein gives MTGPSPQSPEARRKRLASVRAAFGAEVEEKLKPRLTAWEVVKRVSIGVYNDGFIHAGNLAYLSILALFPFFILAAAIAHLFGQSQDAQLTVANILMRLPRGVAETLREPITEVLDARTGPLLWFGALVGLWTAASFIETIRDILRRAFGVKFSAPFWEYRLASMLIILAAVVLLMIAFAASLALSSIHHVIIVKFPLAQDVGHSLGLYRLVPALTLFFTFYVLFLALTPKRYRRRGCRKWPGALFVTLWWIGTVELLPAAIGLVGGYSLTYGSLAGVMIALLFFFIVGLGVVIGAELNAALAESGATALKGEIYTGPYSDQLEVEEPQPGEDVQAEPQREGPQL, from the coding sequence ATGACAGGTCCGTCTCCCCAATCTCCTGAAGCCAGGCGCAAAAGGCTCGCCAGCGTTCGCGCGGCGTTCGGCGCGGAAGTCGAGGAGAAGCTCAAGCCGCGGCTCACGGCGTGGGAAGTGGTGAAGCGGGTCTCGATCGGCGTCTACAACGACGGGTTCATCCACGCGGGGAATCTCGCTTATCTGTCGATCCTAGCGCTTTTCCCCTTCTTCATCCTCGCGGCGGCGATCGCCCACCTGTTTGGTCAAAGCCAGGACGCGCAGCTGACCGTCGCCAACATCCTCATGCGCCTGCCGCGGGGCGTCGCCGAGACACTCCGCGAACCAATCACCGAAGTGCTCGACGCGCGCACCGGTCCGCTCCTGTGGTTCGGTGCGCTGGTCGGACTCTGGACGGCGGCGAGCTTCATCGAAACCATCCGCGACATCCTGCGGCGCGCGTTCGGCGTCAAATTCTCGGCTCCCTTCTGGGAATATCGGCTTGCGTCGATGCTGATCATCCTCGCCGCGGTCGTGCTGTTGATGATCGCTTTCGCGGCAAGCCTGGCGCTCAGCTCGATCCATCATGTGATCATCGTCAAATTCCCGCTCGCACAGGACGTCGGCCACAGCCTGGGACTTTACCGGCTGGTCCCGGCGCTGACGCTCTTCTTCACCTTCTACGTGCTGTTTCTGGCGCTCACCCCGAAGCGCTACCGCAGGCGCGGATGCCGGAAATGGCCAGGCGCGCTGTTCGTGACCTTGTGGTGGATCGGAACCGTCGAGCTGCTGCCGGCCGCGATCGGTCTCGTCGGCGGCTACAGCCTGACCTATGGCAGCCTCGCGGGCGTGATGATCGCCTTGCTGTTCTTCTTCATCGTCGGGCTGGGCGTCGTCATCGGCGCGGAGTTGAACGCGGCGCTAGCCGAAAGCGGCGCCACGGCGCTAAAGGGCGAAATCTACACCGGCCCGTACAGCGACCAGCTCGAGGTCGAAGAGCCGCAGCCGGGTGAAGATGTGCAGGCCGAGCCGCAAAGAGAGGGACCGCAACTTTGA
- a CDS encoding J domain-containing protein codes for MALDLYQRLGLKRGASEAEIKKAYRNLAKQLHPDRNKDNPDAAKRFGEVTAAYDLLSDKDKRARYDRGEIDEDGNPKMPFGGGFGGYSPGGGQRPGAAPEGFENFNFGGAETADLSDLFEGLFGGGGGAGGRSRGGPFSGFRQRAQPPQKGADIAYRLRVPFEDAVALKPQRITLGDGKTIDLKLPQGLEDGTKIRLSGKGQDGPGGRGDAIVTIEIAPHRFFTRDGTNIRLNLPVTLKEAVLGAKVKVPTPEGPVMLTVPKGTSSGKVLRLKGRGFTAKDGKRGDQLVSLEIELPADDAELQRFAENWNGGGNPRASLGV; via the coding sequence ATGGCACTAGACCTCTACCAGCGTTTGGGGCTGAAGCGCGGCGCCAGCGAGGCGGAGATCAAGAAGGCTTACCGGAACCTCGCCAAGCAGCTTCACCCCGACCGCAACAAAGATAATCCCGACGCCGCCAAGCGGTTTGGCGAAGTGACCGCCGCCTACGACCTGCTGTCCGACAAGGATAAACGCGCGCGCTACGATCGGGGCGAAATCGACGAGGACGGCAATCCCAAGATGCCGTTCGGCGGCGGCTTCGGCGGCTATTCCCCGGGTGGCGGACAGCGGCCCGGGGCGGCGCCTGAAGGGTTCGAGAATTTCAACTTCGGCGGTGCCGAGACCGCAGACCTCAGTGACCTCTTCGAGGGCCTGTTCGGCGGCGGCGGCGGCGCTGGTGGACGAAGCCGCGGCGGACCGTTCAGCGGGTTCCGGCAGCGCGCGCAGCCGCCGCAAAAGGGCGCCGACATCGCTTATCGCCTGCGCGTGCCGTTCGAGGATGCCGTGGCCCTCAAGCCGCAGCGGATCACGCTCGGCGACGGCAAGACGATCGACCTGAAGCTTCCGCAGGGGCTGGAGGACGGCACCAAGATCCGGCTGTCGGGCAAAGGGCAGGACGGGCCCGGCGGACGCGGCGACGCAATCGTCACGATCGAAATTGCGCCTCACCGCTTCTTCACCCGCGACGGAACCAACATTCGCCTGAACTTGCCCGTGACTCTCAAGGAAGCCGTGCTCGGCGCCAAGGTGAAGGTGCCGACGCCCGAAGGTCCGGTGATGCTGACCGTTCCCAAAGGCACCAGTTCCGGCAAGGTCCTCCGCCTTAAAGGCCGCGGCTTCACGGCCAAGGATGGCAAGCGCGGCGACCAGTTGGTTAGCCTCGAAATTGAGCTGCCGGCCGACGACGCCGAGCTTCAGCGTTTTGCCGAGAACTGGAACGGCGGCGGCAACCCGCGAGCATCGCTTGGGGTTTAG
- the pdxH gene encoding pyridoxamine 5'-phosphate oxidase, with the protein MATDPFQLFDEWFAEARTSEPNDPEAMAFATADERGRPSVRMVLLRHVGADGFGFFTNLDSRKGRELDANPYGALALHWKSLRRQVRAEGPVRQVSDEEADAYFASRSRDSRIGSWASDQSRPLDSRDTFERRISEVQQRFEGADVPRPPRWSGFLLMPEKIEFWSDRAHRLHERRLFTRHGDGWSEGLLYP; encoded by the coding sequence ATGGCTACCGACCCTTTCCAGCTGTTCGACGAGTGGTTCGCGGAAGCGCGCACAAGCGAGCCGAACGACCCAGAAGCCATGGCTTTCGCGACCGCCGACGAACGCGGCCGCCCCTCGGTGCGAATGGTCCTCCTCCGCCACGTCGGCGCCGACGGCTTCGGCTTTTTCACCAACCTCGACAGCCGCAAGGGGCGCGAGCTCGACGCCAACCCCTACGGTGCGCTCGCGCTCCACTGGAAATCCCTACGCCGGCAGGTGCGCGCGGAAGGCCCGGTGCGCCAGGTCTCAGACGAAGAAGCCGACGCATATTTCGCGTCGCGCAGCCGGGATTCGCGCATCGGCTCGTGGGCCTCGGACCAGTCCCGCCCGCTCGACAGCCGCGACACGTTCGAGCGGCGCATCTCCGAAGTCCAGCAGCGTTTCGAAGGCGCCGACGTGCCGCGGCCGCCGCGCTGGTCGGGCTTCCTGCTGATGCCGGAGAAGATCGAGTTCTGGAGCGACCGCGCGCATCGCCTGCATGAGCGCCGGCTGTTCACCCGCCATGGCGACGGCTGGTCGGAAGGCTTGCTCTACCCGTGA